TTGTTTTTCATCTCTTAGGTATTTATAAAATTGGCGTATCGCCACTACTTCTCGTGCAAGTGTTTTCGAGGAGATTTTTCTACTTTTTTCTTCTACTAGAAATTTCATTATATCTTTCGATTGAACGTTCAGTAGGTCAATTTGCTGCTTATCTAAGTAGGATTTGAATTTATTTAGATCATAGCCGTAGGAGAAAATGGAGTTGTCACTAAGTCCTTTTTCCACGGAAAGATATTCCTGAAAGTTTTGAAGTAATTTTACTTGAGCACTGCTAGCCAATTTATTTTCTCACTCTACACTTGATTAATAACAGAATCGGTCGAACCGCCTGCTTTTTTTGATTTTTTTCTCCATGAGACAAAGTTTTTTTATCCGAGCCCTTGTCGTACTAGACAAATTTTAGCATAAAATCTTGGCTTTTAGAAAAAAGTTTTAAAGATTTTATCGTATATATTTCGTTGCTAATAGAGGCAAAATCAATCAACAGATAAGACATAATATGAAGCCCAAAAGAAGCAATAAAAAAACCCTCCTTTCAGAAAAAAACTTAACAAAAAGTAAGCAAACATATTTCCCCCACAGACTCATCTTGATCGTTCTAATTGTTTTCCTAGCCTGCTCAAGGGAAAAGCATATCAGCCAGGAAGCTTACAAAAAAGAGCAAGCCGGCAAAAAAGCGGAAGCTCTCTTTGATTACACCCGCGCTCTCGAAATCAACCCCGACTATGCATTTGCTAACAAACGAGTTGGATTTATCCTGTCCGAATCCCCCGAATCCCAAGGCGTCGCCATTCACCATTTGGAAATCGCACGTCGGGAGTCCGAGACAGACATGGAAGTGACTATGAAACTCTTTGAATCTTATCTATTAAACGGGGAATTTGCAAAGCTCAAGAAACTACGAGGCGAATTAAGTGTAGGACTTGATCTCCAAACTTTTCAACTTCTAGACGATATATATAATTGTATGTTAAAAAAAGACGAGGCAAAAAACACTGCAAAGAAAATACAAATTTCTTTCGAAGCGCAGTATGCTAAGCTTTTTTACAGAAGCTGGGCGGCTTGCTACGAAATCGCCGAACTGCCCGAAAAGGCAGAAGAAATAAAAAGTAAATACAGAAATGCTGACTAAATTTATTCTTTCTTTTTTCTTAATCCTATTCTTCTCCGAGGGGCTACTCTGGATTGTCCGCCCGTCGGCACTTGAATTTTATCGCATTCAAAAAACCTATCACGCGCTTGAGCCCAATTATCTAATCGATCTAGAGCCAAATGTAAATGTCCATGTAAAACACTTTCAAAAATTCTTTGAGATGGACTTTACAACAAACGAATATGGATTTCGTGGATCGCCTAATGTCAATAATGCGCTTCCTCAAATTGTTTGTATTGGCGATTCTGTTACGATGGGCTTTGGTGTCAGTGATAAAGAAACGTTTTGCAATAAGCTAAATGGATTTACCAATACAAAAGGAATTTCTTATCAGGCTCTTAACCTCGGAGTAGACGCCTACGGACCAACACACATCAATTTGAAATTAGAAAAATTCCTTCCTAAATTAAACACAAAAGTATTGTATTACTTTCCGAGTAACGGGGACAATATAGACGAAGTCACATTCTACAGCAAAAAGAATAACCCGAAAGCAATGTTTTTATTTAACACTCAATTCCAACTGGCTAAATACAGTTATCTCTTCATCGCAGCCAAGATGACACAGGAAAATCTAATCTATCGTTTCAACGAAACCTTTATCTGGCCTATTCAAAAAGTAAAAAAAACACAAGACTGCCTGAAATCGCTATTACCCGCAGACAGATGCACAGACGCTTATTTTCCTTACACGCCCTACAGTCTAAAAGAAGACTTTATCCGTCCCGATAAGCGGGATCCATTTGCCGCACCTGTTTATCCTTCTGACGAATGCTCCGATACACCGGTTAATTTCGATACCCCCCAAGGAATGCTAGACCAAATTGATAAAATGGTAAACCTCACAGCAAGTAGAAATATCAAGCTCGTTTTATTTCTGGCACCCATTGACTTAGAAACCGCCTACTGCTCGCAGAAGGGAAAATTCCATCACTACTACAGCTATCTCTCTACGCTCAAAAAGTATTTACAAGAAAAGAAAATCGACTTCGTGGACTTAAATGAGCACACTAAAGAAATGACCTACCAAGGGCAAATGAATGTTCGCCCCTACTACATATTCGGCGATGGGCATTATACCGCAATGGGCAACGAGTGGGTTTACCAAATTGTTAAGAAAAAAACCGAGGAGGTGCTGGACTCTTTAGAGAAATGATTTATACTGTCATTTCGAACCGAGCACGTCAGTTTGTGCGAGCGTGAGAAATCTATCGGGCAATAGTAGTTGAGATTAATCTCTTACTATTTTTGCGGTATAGACCTCTCACGAAGGGCTGTTCGAGGTGACAGGGGTAATGCCTTAAATTACTAAAGTCCATAAAAGCCTATGTTATTTAATTCTCTTCACTTCTACGTATTCTGCCTGATTGTATTTCCTCTGTATTTTTTCTTGCAAGAGGGTAAACAGCGTAAACTGCTACTCTGGTCGTCGGTGTATTTCTATGCCTGTCTAAAAGTAGCCTTTGTTCCGCTGCTTCTGCTCTCTTTTATTGCGACGTTTATTGGTTCTATTCGTATTTCTGAATCGCAAAAACAGAATACGAAAAAGCTTTGGCTCTACTTTGTATTAACCGTCAACTTAGGGATTTTAGTTTTTTTCAAATACACAGACTTTCTACGCTCCATCTTACATGACTTAGGGGCTAATGGGAGTAATACAACTGAGTTTAGAGCGATTGGATTTATCTTACCACTTGGAATTTCCTTTTATACATTCCAAGCGATTGCTTATGCAGTCGATGTGTATAGAGGAATTCTTAAACCAGAAAGAAATTTCTCTGACTTCTCTTTATTTCTTCTGTTCTTTCCTCAACTCGTTGCAGGACCTATCATGCGGGCTGATGTTCTAATTCCTCAGTTTCAGGGAAGAAAGCTATTTTCTGCTGAAAACTTTTCTCTTGGGATGGGTCAAATTGCACTTGGAATTTTCAAGAAGACGATGATTGCAGATCCAATATCAGATTTCATTGAACCAATCTTCGCGAATCCGGCTAATTACGATTTTGCGGCGTGTATTCTAGGAGTGTATTTTTTCACAATTCAAATCTACTGTGACTTCGCCGGCTACTCCGATATAGCCATTGGTGCGGGAAAAATCTTAGGCTTTAACATTCCAATCAACTTTAAACGTCCTTACTTAGCATCTTCTTCCACGGAACTCTGGAGACGATGGCATATTTCTCTTTCTACTTGGCTACGGGATTACATCTATATAACGCTCGGTGGAAGTAGAGTTTCCCTTTTACGAAATTACTTCAACGTGTTTGTGACAATGGTAATCGGCGGAGCCTGGCATGGGGCAGCATGGAATTTTATCATCTGGGGATTTATATGTGGAGTGAGTCTTACGATTGAAAAATTCTTTATTGAGTTCGGTTACGAAAAGTTTTTCTTGCGAATTCCAAAGGTCATTCGTATTACTTATACTTTCAGCTTATTCATGTTAGGCGCATTGTTCTTCCGATCACTCAACTTTGATCTCGCAATGGTGATGCTAAAACGAATTCTCACCTTGCAAACAACAGGAATTTTTACAATCAATTATATTCTATTTATTCCCACAGGAATTTTATTTGTAATTGAAGTTTTAGAAGAGACCAAGCTACTGTCTAAGATAAAGGAATCAGGAATCTATCAACAGTTGAGAGTTCCTGTGCTGGCGTCTATTTTATTAGTTGCCGGTTGCATTTACACGGTGACAGCAAGTCCCCAATTTTATTATTTTCAATTTTAGGAGTTATCAATGGCACATAAAATCATCATCATCGGCTCAGGTCCGGCAGGTCACACAGCAGCAATCTACGCAGCAAGAGCAAACTTAAATCCAGTTATGTATGAAGGATTCATGGCAGGTGGAGTGGCGGCTGGTGGACAATTAACCACTACAACCGAGATCGAAAATTTTCCCGGCTTTCCCGAAGGAATTGACGGCACGAAGCTAACACAGTTATTCCGCGAACAATCCGCAAAGTATGGAACAACCATCATTACCCAGACAGTCACCAAAGTAAACTTCAACGTTCATCCTTTTAAAATCTACACCGAAGAAGAAGAATGTGAAGCAGAAGCTGTTATCATTGCGACAGGCGCAACAGCGAAGAGAATGAACATCAAAGGAGAGCACGACTACTGGCAAAGAGGAATTTCCGCTTGTGCAGTTTGTGACGGAGCGCTTCCTATTTTTCGTAACAAAGAACTCGCCGTGATTGGAGGAGGAGACTCCGCAGTAGAAGAAGCAACTCACTTAACAAAGTTTGCCTCTAAAGTTTATCTCATTCACAGAAGAGACAAACTCCGTGCTTCTCAAGTCATGCAAGACAGAGCAATCAATCATCCAAAGATTCAAATGGTATGGAATAGCACAGTAGATGAAGCGATTGGTGGTGCTGGTGGGCTAAATGCAATTACCCTCAAAGACACAGTCAATGGATCAACCAAGACTCTTCCTGTAGGCGGACTCTTCTACGCAATCGGTCACACACCGAACACAGAAATTTTTAAAGAGTTCTTAGAGCTAGATGAAGTTGGTTATATCAAAACGCATCCGGGTTCTACTCGCACTAGCGTCAAAGGCGTGTTTGCCGCAGGAGACGTCCAAGACAGAATCTATCGACAAGCAATCTCTGCCGCCGGCTCCGGTTGTATGGCTGCTCTTGATGCAGAAAGATGGTTAATGCATTAAGACAAGGATAAACACCAATTATTCCAGATACTTTAAAGGTTACAGTCGAATAGCCGTAAGGCGCTAGAAAGATAATTTAAATAAAGGAGGATGTTCCATGGAGATCATAAGTTTCGGAGAATACACAAATGGAAAAAGTTATAAGGTATTGGATGAAAGACAGATGCGGGGAAGTGCGGGGATCATGTTGTTACTTGCAACGATTGCGTTTATCAATGGATTTATTATTAAACGGTATGAAGTATTGCCTTACATCTCTGGATTTCTTGTTCTGAATTTTCTTATTGGATTGTTCATCAATCCAAAGTTCGCTCCGACTGTGTTTATTTCCTATATGTTTGTCCAAAAGCAATCACCTCTCTTTATTGGTGCAATTCAAAAAAGATTTGCATGGAGTCTTGGGCTAATTTTATCTTCCTGCATTTTTATATTGTCTCTATTTTTACTCAGTGATGTTTCGTATTTCGAACCAGTCTGTTTCCTTTGCTTGGTCTGTCTTGCTTTGCTGTTTATGGAAACTGCCTTTGGAATTTGTTTAGGTTGTAAATTATATGATTTTACAATCAATCTGAAGCTGATGAAGAAACCAGAAGAAAAACCCAACTGCATGGGAGATGTTTGCGCCACAGAGATTAAATGAATAAAGAGAAATTCCAAAGCTCTCCGTGACTCTTTACCAAAACACACTGCGTAGTTAGATTCAGTTTGTGTCAGGCGAAGATTTAATTTAATTTCTTATTTAAATACTCAATGGCTTGGTCAGGTGGCAGCGGCTTACTGAAGAAATACCCCTGCTGCCTATCACAGGAAAAAGACTTAAGAAATGCGGATTGGTTTTCATTTTCGATTCCCTCCGCCGTCACGGTTAAACCAAGACTATGCGCTACTGCGATAATTGCTTTTACAATTTCTTGGTCTTGTTTTCCCTTTTCTAAGTCTCTAACAAAACTCTTGTCTATCTTTAGATTGTGGATGGGAAATTTTTTCAGATAACTCAAAGAAGAATACCCGGTTCCAAAATCATCTAGAGAAAGGAAAACACCAATATCACGCAATTTATTCAGTATTTCCAATCCACTCGCTACATTTTCCATAATATTACTTTCCGTTAATTCAATGTAGAGCAACTCCGGTGAAAGTTTTGTTTCTTGAAGTATATTTTTAATCACCTCAGCAATATTCTTTTCTCTAAACTGAACAAAGGATAGATTTACGGATATATATACCTTCGGGCAAATAGACTGTAACCGCATAGCCATCACTGCTGCCGTGTGAATTACCCACTCGCCGATTACGTTAATCATCCCAGTCTCTTCTGCAATCGGAATAAAATCAGCAGGAGAAATAAATCCTTTTTTGGGATGATTCCAACGGATTAAAGCTTCAAACCCACTAACGGTATCGTTTACAGTATTTATAATTGGTTGATAGTAGAGTATGAATTCGTTATTCAAAATTGCCTGTCGCAAGTTTGATTCGAGTTCAACGAGTGTCGCCGCATAATTATGCATAGACTTATCGAAGACTTGAAAGCGACCCCTACCTTTTTTTTTCGCGTTATACATCGCAGTATCCGCGTCTCGCAAAATGTCACTAGAATTTTCGTAGCCCTGACTAGAAAAGGCAATCCCGATACTAACGCTTATAAAGAGTTCGTGATAATCAACATGAAAAGAGTGTTTGAGCGACTTATTGATATTTTCCGCAAGAAACAAAACCTCTTGTTCTGATTCTATTGTCTCAACTAAAACTACAAACTCATCGCTTCCAAGTCTTACAATCGTGACTGTATTAGAGGAAAATTCTGTCAAACGGGTTGCGATTTTCCCTAAGAGTTTATCTCCTACACTATGCCCCATCGCATCGTTGATTAGTTTAAAACGATCCAAATCCAAAAACAAAACAGCAAATACTTTCGATGGATTTTTTTTTTGATTCGCAATGCTCATATCCAATTTGTCAGTTAGAAAAGCTCGGTTGTATAGATGAGTGAGCGTATCATGGTAAGCTATATAATTCAATTTTTCAATATAACTTAAGAGTGATTTATTTTTTTCAATTAGTTCTTTAGACGTTAATTCTAAAGATCTTTCTATCATTAAGCGATCTGCGTCAAATCGATTGTATGCCTCATCAATAGCTTGAACAAATTTTTGATTATCCTCAAAGAACTGCTCCGATGTAGTCGTCAAAAACTTTTTCATTTGACGTTTTAGTAGGCTATGCAGTGAATCCATTTTTTACTTTTCGGAGAGTGTAGTGATCGTCATAGTTTGGTTGTGCAATTCACATTTTGCATCAGGAGTAAATGGCGAAATTTCTCCATACGAATAAAAGCCGGTTAATATTGTATTAGCCCCATATACTTCGCGCACTGCTTCAATTTCTTCTTCTACTCTTTGATCTAACACTAATTTTCGACCAACACAGCTAATGAGTATGGCAAGTTCTGGACTAGTATCTTTGTTTCGTTTACTCGTAGTAGAAGCAGCACCTGAGGCTCCATCGATTAGCCGATCAAAATTTGCTTTCATTAGATTTGTAAAGGCACCTTCAGGCATGTCACCAGCAAAAGTCAAACTCCCTTCCTCCTCATTCATTCCAAGAATAGTCCGCACAAGACCACTATCAGAACCACCGATTCTTAGATTTAAAGGAAATCGCAATGCAGAACCAGGCAATTCCTTTGCTGCGTCTCCTAAGTATTTTTTATAAAGCTGTAAGACTGGCTCTCCATCTAGTTCAAATAATACGTTATTTTTGGAGCGAGTAATTTTTCTCTCGGGTCCGAAAATATCCCATCCGCCCAGAGATGCCGTACCTACTTGCAATCTATCTCCATAAAAGCCTATAACGCTTATCGCACCTTCTACAGGTGTATCATTTACAAGCACATAGGTTTTTTGAAATCGAGCGGCATCTCCCGATAAGCCACCAGTTAAGCCAACGCCTTGTGGCAAATTCTCACTTATCCCCAGAGTCAGTTCGCTTCCATTTACAACAATTCCATCGGATAAAACGAAAACATGAGAGAGTCCGTTTTTATTTAAGGAATCAGCTAAGTGTTTTCCTGCTTCATAACTATTCTTCCACTGACTTAGAGTAGTCGCTCTTTGCTCTAATTTCGTGTGCTCAAACTCAATAGCAGTAACAGTTAATGTAGAATCATAGACACTATTTTGAAATATTTCGCCGGAGGTAGTGCATCCAAATAGAAATGAATTAGGATATTTTTTTCGAACGTCTAAGAATAACTCTTTACGCTCAAACATTTCCCGTGATCCAAAAAGTAAAACTAACTGACTAGAAGGATTACCCCTAACGTCTGCCTCCTTGGAAGAATTACTCTCATACAAATACTGATCTATTTTCATAATTATCTCTTTAACTTATTCTAGGCTCTTCTTAGGAAAAGCTATTTCATTAGAGAAATATATATGAAAAATTACTAGAATTTTTTTTTAGTTCGATCTATTTACCAAGATTCTAAAGCTTTTTCTACTGAGGAATAGATTTCAACTTGGTTTGTAAGATCTAGAAGCTGGATGATGATTTGAATCTTGG
The Leptospiraceae bacterium genome window above contains:
- a CDS encoding MBOAT family protein translates to MLFNSLHFYVFCLIVFPLYFFLQEGKQRKLLLWSSVYFYACLKVAFVPLLLLSFIATFIGSIRISESQKQNTKKLWLYFVLTVNLGILVFFKYTDFLRSILHDLGANGSNTTEFRAIGFILPLGISFYTFQAIAYAVDVYRGILKPERNFSDFSLFLLFFPQLVAGPIMRADVLIPQFQGRKLFSAENFSLGMGQIALGIFKKTMIADPISDFIEPIFANPANYDFAACILGVYFFTIQIYCDFAGYSDIAIGAGKILGFNIPINFKRPYLASSSTELWRRWHISLSTWLRDYIYITLGGSRVSLLRNYFNVFVTMVIGGAWHGAAWNFIIWGFICGVSLTIEKFFIEFGYEKFFLRIPKVIRITYTFSLFMLGALFFRSLNFDLAMVMLKRILTLQTTGIFTINYILFIPTGILFVIEVLEETKLLSKIKESGIYQQLRVPVLASILLVAGCIYTVTASPQFYYFQF
- the trxB gene encoding thioredoxin-disulfide reductase; translated protein: MAHKIIIIGSGPAGHTAAIYAARANLNPVMYEGFMAGGVAAGGQLTTTTEIENFPGFPEGIDGTKLTQLFREQSAKYGTTIITQTVTKVNFNVHPFKIYTEEEECEAEAVIIATGATAKRMNIKGEHDYWQRGISACAVCDGALPIFRNKELAVIGGGDSAVEEATHLTKFASKVYLIHRRDKLRASQVMQDRAINHPKIQMVWNSTVDEAIGGAGGLNAITLKDTVNGSTKTLPVGGLFYAIGHTPNTEIFKEFLELDEVGYIKTHPGSTRTSVKGVFAAGDVQDRIYRQAISAAGSGCMAALDAERWLMH
- a CDS encoding DUF4395 domain-containing protein — protein: MEIISFGEYTNGKSYKVLDERQMRGSAGIMLLLATIAFINGFIIKRYEVLPYISGFLVLNFLIGLFINPKFAPTVFISYMFVQKQSPLFIGAIQKRFAWSLGLILSSCIFILSLFLLSDVSYFEPVCFLCLVCLALLFMETAFGICLGCKLYDFTINLKLMKKPEEKPNCMGDVCATEIK
- a CDS encoding EAL domain-containing protein; protein product: MKKFLTTTSEQFFEDNQKFVQAIDEAYNRFDADRLMIERSLELTSKELIEKNKSLLSYIEKLNYIAYHDTLTHLYNRAFLTDKLDMSIANQKKNPSKVFAVLFLDLDRFKLINDAMGHSVGDKLLGKIATRLTEFSSNTVTIVRLGSDEFVVLVETIESEQEVLFLAENINKSLKHSFHVDYHELFISVSIGIAFSSQGYENSSDILRDADTAMYNAKKKGRGRFQVFDKSMHNYAATLVELESNLRQAILNNEFILYYQPIINTVNDTVSGFEALIRWNHPKKGFISPADFIPIAEETGMINVIGEWVIHTAAVMAMRLQSICPKVYISVNLSFVQFREKNIAEVIKNILQETKLSPELLYIELTESNIMENVASGLEILNKLRDIGVFLSLDDFGTGYSSLSYLKKFPIHNLKIDKSFVRDLEKGKQDQEIVKAIIAVAHSLGLTVTAEGIENENQSAFLKSFSCDRQQGYFFSKPLPPDQAIEYLNKKLN
- a CDS encoding FIST C-terminal domain-containing protein — encoded protein: MKIDQYLYESNSSKEADVRGNPSSQLVLLFGSREMFERKELFLDVRKKYPNSFLFGCTTSGEIFQNSVYDSTLTVTAIEFEHTKLEQRATTLSQWKNSYEAGKHLADSLNKNGLSHVFVLSDGIVVNGSELTLGISENLPQGVGLTGGLSGDAARFQKTYVLVNDTPVEGAISVIGFYGDRLQVGTASLGGWDIFGPERKITRSKNNVLFELDGEPVLQLYKKYLGDAAKELPGSALRFPLNLRIGGSDSGLVRTILGMNEEEGSLTFAGDMPEGAFTNLMKANFDRLIDGASGAASTTSKRNKDTSPELAILISCVGRKLVLDQRVEEEIEAVREVYGANTILTGFYSYGEISPFTPDAKCELHNQTMTITTLSEK